The following is a genomic window from Microtus pennsylvanicus isolate mMicPen1 chromosome 3, mMicPen1.hap1, whole genome shotgun sequence.
TCCCTCTTAACTAAAAAGTCTCCCAAACTCTGTGCCACAGCTCCGGAGAGTCCGTGGAAGAAATTCCCCTGTATGGGAACCTGCACTATTTACAGACAGGTAGGTACTGCGGACGGACTGGAGGAACAGGGCACAGGGCCTGCTCTTAGTAGGTGGGATGGAGATGTAGAGATGCCAGGGGCTAGCAGGAGCTGACCGGATTCCTGTTCCCTTGTGCCAGGACGGCTGTCTGAAGAGCCAAGGCCAGAAGGGCAGGACCCATCTTCTGGAGGCCCTGCCAGGGTGAGTCAGCTGGccgaagaaaaggggagggaaggaaatggggatCGTTCCCGAGGGTCCAGAGAACGTCTAACATCCTCGCATCTCCAGGCTACGGAGGAGGCGACGTGTTACACTAGCCTGCAGCTGCGACCTGCACAAGGTCGGATCCCTAGCTCTGGGACTCTCATAAAGTACTGTGAGGTGGTGCTGGACTCTGAGCCAAAGCCCCAGGCCTCGGGCCCTGAGCCGGAACTCTATGCCTCAGTGTGCGCCCAGACACGCAGAGCCCGGGCTTCCTTCCCAGATCAGGCCTATGCCAACAGTCAGCCTGCACCCAGCTGAGGAGGACCTGCAACTGTGGGCAACCATGGCTCGCTACTTGATCAGGGACTCCCGCCGCCTTGGCTAGTTGCATGCCTTCTTCCCGACTACCCCCAGGAGGTTGTGACAGTTGATGTTACTTAGTGCGGTTGCAAGGCACGCATCTCAGAGTATGAAGGTTCCTGACTGCCTGAGGATGGAGTTGCAAGACCCCACCCCCTTCCACTTATCTTTTCTGTGTTCCTGTAAGCCCCCAAACTCCCTGCTTCACATTTTTTCCTCCTTCCGGGGGTTTAAACCCGGGTTCCCTATCTCCCCTTCTCAGCTTATCAGATACCTCATTGTCTTCTCAGACACAGGAAgtgggcagggaggaggtggtaagagccagagaggatgtgGGTGGGTACCATGTATGGGAGCCCACACTGAAAGGCTTCTGGAGTCTCGGGCTTGATAGCTGGCCTGAAAACCCTGGACAGAGAATAGTCTCCATGTTGCTGTCTCTGGCATCCCCTGGTTTTCAATAAAGCATCTCAAAAACGTTTTGCATTTTAACGAGAGGCTGCCGGTCTGTAACAGACCCCcaaagggtgggggtgggagcttTGACCTTGTTTAGAGGATTTCTGGGGTTGCCTAGCTGGGAAACGAATGGAGAGGTCGTTGCCGAGGCTGAAGGATCGGAGCCCTGATTCTAGAACAGTCACAAAATTTCTGTTCAGAGCCACCCCATTGCCACTGGGGTTTGAAACCTCACCAGTCCTGAGGTACTCTCTCCATGGCTTTGGTAACTGTGTCCCCCTGCCTGCTGGCCTAGCACCTTCATCAGTTCCCACACCCATCTTCCCTGGCCCCCTGAGTGCTACCTAGCTCCCTATCAGTGGCATCCCTTGTCCTGTCTTTATTCTGTCTGACAAACACTTCTATTGGCCTCCTCGTCACCCTATCATCATGGGAATGATTTACTCCACCTTCTTAGTTGTCACCTACAGTCCTGGCAGCAATTTTTTGCTCCTAACTCTTTGTGTTTAAAACCCCTATCCAATATGCCTGCCTGTCCACCCATCACCTGCTTTATTCTTAACCTGCACCTCCTGCACTATATAAGATGCAGTGGTAACAGGCAGATTGGCAACCAGGTTAGAACTGTGGGCTTGGGAGCCGTACTGCTTGAGTTCAAATTCTACAGTTTCCACCAGCTACCTGTGTTCctaagtggtgtgggaggtccttctgtctgtgggttgcttttattggttaatgaataaagaactgctttgtgcCTATGGCcgggaagaacagagctaggcggggagaGTTAGGCTGttatgctgggagagagaagggctgagtcagagagatgctatggagctgccaccagtatcagacatgccgaaactttgccggtaagccactgccacgtggcgatacacagatgaatagaaatgggttaaattaaaatgtaagagctagccgatGAGAAGttagtgctaatgggccaagcagtgatttaattagtatggtttctgtgtgattatttcagggctgagtagttgggaaccaacaagcggctctcTCCTCCAACAGATTGGTGCCCATAAGCCTTCCACTACAC
Proteins encoded in this region:
- the Sit1 gene encoding signaling threshold-regulating transmembrane adapter 1 isoform X1; amino-acid sequence: MSSGSNCTSHLLALGIPSVTFAWGLWALLGVVTVLLLVSLAVLLSQWTSRRRRSQEAQGRSGESVEEIPLYGNLHYLQTGRLSEEPRPEGQDPSSGGPARVSQLAEEKGREGNGDRSRGSRERLTSSHLQATEEATCYTSLQLRPAQGRIPSSGTLIKYCEVVLDSEPKPQASGPEPELYASVCAQTRRARASFPDQAYANSQPAPS
- the Sit1 gene encoding signaling threshold-regulating transmembrane adapter 1 isoform X2; this translates as MSSGSNCTSHLLALGIPSVTFAWGLWALLGVVTVLLLVSLAVLLSQWTSRRRRSQEAQGRSGESVEEIPLYGNLHYLQTGRLSEEPRPEGQDPSSGGPARATEEATCYTSLQLRPAQGRIPSSGTLIKYCEVVLDSEPKPQASGPEPELYASVCAQTRRARASFPDQAYANSQPAPS